Part of the Mycolicibacterium thermoresistibile genome, GCGCCTCACACGACTGGGCCAAACAGATGCGCGGGCAGTTGCTGGGCCGGGCCGGCGAAGCGATCGTCAAGGCGATCGGGGAACACACCAGCGAACAGGAGCAGCGTTGATGCGGGCGACGGTGCTGCGCGCCGGCCGGATGGTGGTGCGCGACGACGTCGAGGAACCCCGGCCGGGTCCGGGGCAGGTGCTGGTCGGGGTGAAGGCCTGCGGGATCTGCGGCTCGGACCTGCATTTCGCCGCACACGGCGACACCATGCTGCGGCTCGGCCGGGACATGGAGGGGATGCCGCCGATCGACGCGGACATCGACCTCGCCGGGGATGTGTTCATGGGCCACGAGTTCAGCGCCGAGGTGCTCGAGGCCGGCCCCGGCACCGACGCGCCACCGCCGGGCACGGTCGTCACCTCGCTGCCGGTGCTGCTCTCCGGCGGTTCGGTCACCCCGATCGTGTACTCCAACCACGTCATCGGCGGATTCGCCGAACGGATGCTGTTGTCGGCGCCGCTGCTGCTGCCGGTGCCCAACGGGCTCGATCCCCGTCACGCGGCGCTGACCGAACCGATGGCGGTGGGGTTGCACGCGGTGAACCGGTCGGCGATCGGCCGCGGCGAGACCGCCCTGGTGATCGGCTGCGGCCCGATCGGTATCGCGATCATCGCGGCGCTGCGACTGCGTGGCGTGGAACACATTGTGGCCAGCGACTTCTCGGTGAAACGTCGGCAGCTCGCCGAGTTGATGGGCGCCCACGAGACGGTGGATCCGGCCGAGGCGTCACCGTTCACCGCCGGCCCGGCGGTGGTGTTCGAGGCGGTCGGCGTGCCCGGCATCCTCAACGATGTGCTGCGCAGGTCCCCACAGGGGACCCGGGTGATCGTCGCCGGGGTGTGCATGGAACCCGACACCGTGCTGCCGTTCTTCGGCGCCGCCAAGGAGATCAGCATCTCCTTCGTCTACGCCTACGACCCGGCCGAGTTCGCCGAATCGCTGCGCGCGATCGCCGACGGCGACATCGATGTGGCGCCGCTGATCACCGGCGAGGTCGGCCTGGACGGCATCGCCGCGGCGTTCGACGAACTGGCAGACCCCGACCGGCACTGCAAGATCCTCGTCACCCCGTGACGTAGGGTCCAGGCATGCCTGACGTCGGGAGA contains:
- a CDS encoding zinc-binding dehydrogenase, coding for MRATVLRAGRMVVRDDVEEPRPGPGQVLVGVKACGICGSDLHFAAHGDTMLRLGRDMEGMPPIDADIDLAGDVFMGHEFSAEVLEAGPGTDAPPPGTVVTSLPVLLSGGSVTPIVYSNHVIGGFAERMLLSAPLLLPVPNGLDPRHAALTEPMAVGLHAVNRSAIGRGETALVIGCGPIGIAIIAALRLRGVEHIVASDFSVKRRQLAELMGAHETVDPAEASPFTAGPAVVFEAVGVPGILNDVLRRSPQGTRVIVAGVCMEPDTVLPFFGAAKEISISFVYAYDPAEFAESLRAIADGDIDVAPLITGEVGLDGIAAAFDELADPDRHCKILVTP